The proteins below are encoded in one region of Thermococcus peptonophilus:
- a CDS encoding inorganic phosphate transporter yields MDALAVAIIAVAFYIAWNIGSNDSANAMGTAVGAGILSFRQATLTIAIFTLLGAYLKGYKVMKTVGKGIVPEGYLTMEMALIALLSAGVWVTIATIKGLPVSTTQAIVGGVIGVGLATSAPVNWWTLTKIAVAWVASPVLSGILAIILYKFYSYVISKIRSVSTIEALYKALAILGGSYMAFNFGTNEVANASGPIVGAGFLAPKTAGVLVALSLAVGALTFSYAVMHTVGKKITALGPVSAFAAQFGSAMAVSIANVFGLPVSSSQSIVGGVVGVGLLAGRGVDRKVIVDIVFGWVATPLTAIGISFVLLKLFALAGMV; encoded by the coding sequence ATGGACGCCCTTGCAGTGGCAATAATAGCAGTGGCATTCTACATCGCTTGGAACATAGGCTCAAACGACTCGGCCAACGCTATGGGTACGGCGGTTGGAGCGGGGATACTAAGTTTTAGGCAGGCAACACTGACAATAGCGATATTCACACTTCTTGGTGCTTATCTCAAGGGCTATAAAGTCATGAAGACGGTCGGTAAGGGGATAGTGCCCGAAGGATATCTGACCATGGAAATGGCTCTCATAGCACTTCTTTCAGCCGGCGTGTGGGTGACGATAGCGACAATCAAGGGACTTCCCGTATCAACAACGCAGGCAATAGTTGGGGGTGTCATTGGAGTTGGACTGGCTACGAGCGCGCCCGTAAACTGGTGGACGCTGACGAAAATAGCCGTCGCGTGGGTCGCTTCTCCAGTCCTCTCAGGGATCCTTGCGATAATCCTCTACAAGTTCTACTCCTACGTAATCTCAAAGATTAGGAGCGTCTCGACAATCGAAGCCCTCTACAAGGCGCTTGCCATTCTCGGCGGTTCTTATATGGCCTTCAACTTTGGGACGAACGAAGTGGCCAACGCCTCCGGGCCAATCGTCGGTGCTGGCTTTTTGGCCCCAAAAACTGCCGGAGTCCTCGTGGCGTTAAGCCTGGCCGTTGGGGCACTGACATTCAGCTACGCGGTCATGCACACGGTTGGAAAGAAGATAACGGCCCTCGGCCCTGTTTCGGCCTTCGCTGCTCAGTTTGGCTCCGCAATGGCGGTCAGCATAGCAAACGTTTTCGGCCTTCCAGTCAGCTCCAGTCAGTCGATAGTTGGCGGCGTTGTCGGCGTCGGCCTCCTAGCAGGTAGGGGAGTGGACAGAAAGGTAATCGTTGATATAGTCTTCGGATGGGTGGCAACGCCGCTAACCGCCATCGGAATATCCTTCGTCCTGCTCAAGCTCTTCGCCCTCGCTGGGATGGTTTAA
- a CDS encoding HEAT repeat domain-containing protein produces the protein MLSFALLAVIKGSDLIVDKEGLKEDILAWRLKDVKALAEKHDKVFAVLVEFLYDDNPHVRANVLQIIKDMISEGKMSRPRLQRVLPRILELARDKDERVALKAIEVINTLLESGDLSEEDYERIMETLQDVLKSGVPILGEYAAEGLGKLGANVVAIAYKLINWLFSLIGSSKKRDVQSAAITALTEIASKTTDPNILNRVFDGITDLLSHPDPYVVERALYSIDRLLTREKEISMRNKLKAVSKIKELRGDVKLGFLASRVMEKLEKTTNIAEETIEGEEVTRVLEVSQYSVDDVEKLLDAGKVDIVAEMTKLDPAVMEKVLSMLESEDYTRRMDALWIVSRITSHLTPTDAYRILPILGEFLKSKNAWARETAAKTLADLYALYPGTAKFFASLLDALLKSGNPRDIDGALEFMARLSEKMSSEDMREKITKLILRLLDDEKARGVVLKFLAREAQKLLELDTEVLFTIKDKLKELYGSEGGKYDEIIAGLIDVIDDILKMRRQGIVRES, from the coding sequence ATGCTGAGCTTTGCGCTTTTGGCCGTTATAAAAGGTAGCGACCTGATAGTCGACAAAGAAGGCCTAAAGGAAGATATTCTTGCCTGGAGACTAAAGGACGTTAAGGCCCTGGCAGAAAAACATGACAAAGTGTTCGCTGTTCTCGTCGAGTTCTTGTATGACGACAACCCCCACGTGAGGGCAAACGTGCTCCAGATAATAAAGGATATGATATCCGAAGGCAAAATGTCAAGGCCGCGCCTTCAGAGGGTTCTCCCGAGAATCCTGGAGCTGGCTAGAGACAAGGATGAAAGGGTCGCATTGAAAGCCATTGAGGTAATAAACACCCTCCTTGAGTCAGGAGACCTAAGCGAAGAAGACTACGAGAGAATCATGGAGACCCTCCAGGATGTCCTCAAGTCAGGAGTGCCAATACTTGGAGAATACGCCGCGGAGGGCCTCGGAAAGCTGGGGGCAAACGTTGTTGCCATAGCATACAAACTTATAAACTGGCTCTTCTCCCTTATAGGCTCAAGCAAAAAACGCGACGTACAGAGTGCAGCAATCACGGCCCTAACAGAGATAGCAAGCAAGACAACAGACCCGAACATATTGAACAGAGTATTTGACGGCATCACTGATCTCCTTTCTCACCCCGACCCCTACGTTGTAGAGAGGGCGCTCTACTCAATCGACAGGCTCCTCACCAGGGAGAAAGAAATCTCCATGAGAAACAAGCTAAAGGCAGTCAGCAAGATCAAAGAGCTTCGTGGCGATGTTAAACTCGGCTTTCTTGCATCCCGGGTCATGGAGAAGCTCGAAAAGACAACCAACATTGCCGAAGAAACCATTGAGGGGGAGGAAGTTACCCGGGTTCTTGAAGTGTCTCAATACTCAGTTGACGATGTGGAAAAGCTTCTCGACGCTGGAAAGGTCGATATAGTGGCTGAGATGACCAAACTGGACCCGGCCGTTATGGAAAAGGTTCTCTCAATGCTGGAGAGCGAGGACTACACTAGGAGAATGGACGCCCTCTGGATCGTCTCAAGGATCACGTCACACCTTACCCCAACGGACGCCTACAGGATTCTCCCAATCCTTGGGGAGTTCCTGAAGTCAAAGAACGCTTGGGCCAGGGAAACCGCCGCAAAGACTCTGGCGGATCTCTATGCCCTGTACCCAGGCACCGCGAAGTTCTTCGCTTCCCTGCTGGACGCTCTCCTGAAATCAGGCAACCCACGGGACATTGATGGAGCACTCGAGTTCATGGCTAGACTGTCAGAGAAGATGTCCAGCGAAGACATGCGTGAGAAGATAACAAAGCTAATACTCCGCCTTCTGGACGATGAGAAAGCTAGGGGGGTAGTCCTCAAGTTCCTAGCAAGGGAAGCCCAGAAACTCCTTGAGCTTGATACAGAAGTGCTGTTCACTATAAAAGACAAGCTCAAGGAACTGTACGGCTCTGAAGGGGGTAAATACGACGAGATAATAGCAGGCCTAATAGACGTGATCGACGATATACTCAAGATGAGAAGGCAGGGAATCGTAAGGGAATCATAG
- the porA gene encoding pyruvate ferredoxin oxidoreductase translates to MEYKPIRKVVSGNYAAAYAALHARVQVVAAYPITPQTSIIEKIAEFIANGEADIQYVPVESEHSAMAACIGASAAGARAFTATSAQGLALMHEMLHWASGARLPIVMVDVNRAMAPPWSVWDDQTDSLAQRDTGWMQFYAENNQEVYDGVLMAFKVAETVNLPAMIVESAFILSHTYDVIEMIPQELVDEFLPPRKPLYDLADFEREPFSVGSLATPADYYEFRYKIQKSMEEAKKVIKEVGREFGERFGRDYSQMIETYRTDDADFVFMGMGSLMGTVKEAVDILRQEGYKVGAAKVRWFRPFPKEELYELAKNVDGIAVLDRNYSFGMEGILFTEAKGALYNTDAKPLMKNYIVGLGGRDFTVNDVRKIAENMKAVIEKGELDVEVDWYHLKR, encoded by the coding sequence ATGGAGTACAAGCCGATCAGAAAGGTCGTGAGCGGAAACTACGCGGCTGCCTATGCCGCTCTGCACGCGAGAGTCCAGGTCGTTGCCGCTTACCCGATCACTCCGCAGACAAGCATCATCGAGAAGATAGCCGAGTTCATAGCCAACGGAGAGGCCGACATCCAGTACGTCCCCGTCGAGAGCGAGCACTCTGCTATGGCTGCCTGTATCGGCGCCTCGGCTGCTGGAGCAAGGGCCTTCACCGCTACCTCGGCCCAAGGCCTTGCGCTTATGCACGAGATGCTCCACTGGGCGAGCGGTGCCAGGTTGCCGATAGTCATGGTGGACGTTAACAGGGCAATGGCCCCGCCGTGGAGCGTTTGGGACGATCAGACCGATTCACTTGCACAGAGAGACACTGGATGGATGCAGTTCTACGCCGAGAACAACCAGGAGGTTTACGACGGCGTCCTTATGGCCTTCAAGGTTGCCGAGACAGTAAATCTCCCCGCCATGATCGTCGAGAGCGCCTTCATCCTGAGCCACACCTACGACGTCATTGAGATGATCCCGCAGGAGCTCGTTGATGAGTTCCTTCCACCGAGGAAGCCCCTCTACGACTTGGCGGACTTCGAGAGAGAGCCGTTCTCAGTAGGTTCTCTTGCGACTCCAGCCGATTACTACGAGTTCCGCTACAAGATACAAAAGTCCATGGAAGAGGCCAAAAAGGTCATCAAGGAAGTAGGTAGGGAATTCGGCGAGCGCTTTGGAAGGGACTACAGCCAGATGATAGAGACCTATAGGACTGACGATGCTGACTTCGTCTTCATGGGCATGGGTTCGCTAATGGGCACCGTCAAGGAAGCAGTTGACATCCTCAGGCAGGAGGGCTACAAGGTCGGCGCCGCTAAAGTGCGCTGGTTCAGGCCGTTCCCGAAGGAGGAGCTCTACGAGCTTGCAAAGAACGTTGACGGTATAGCAGTCCTTGACAGAAACTACTCCTTCGGCATGGAGGGCATACTCTTCACAGAGGCCAAGGGTGCTCTCTACAACACCGACGCAAAGCCGCTCATGAAGAACTACATCGTCGGCCTTGGCGGCAGGGACTTCACGGTGAACGACGTCAGGAAGATAGCCGAGAACATGAAGGCGGTCATAGAGAAGGGCGAGCTTGACGTAGAGGTGGACTGGTACCACCTTAAGAGGTGA
- the otg gene encoding methylated-DNA--protein-cysteine methyltransferase: protein MLSVEKFRVGERVVWIGVIFSGRVWGIAFAFDRSALMKRMHILAEHLRKRGVSISLDVQPSDYPEKVFKVLTGEIDNVDFLPELSFEGVTPFEKKVYEWLTKNVKRGSVITYGSLAKVLNTSPRAVGGAMKRNPYPIVVPCHRVVASDGIGYYSSGIEEKKFLLEIEGVKEWTS from the coding sequence GGGAGAGAGTGGTTTGGATCGGTGTAATCTTCTCGGGAAGAGTGTGGGGAATAGCCTTCGCCTTCGATAGGAGCGCACTGATGAAAAGAATGCATATCCTTGCCGAGCACCTGCGGAAGAGAGGTGTCAGCATATCCCTCGACGTCCAGCCGAGCGACTACCCCGAGAAGGTCTTCAAAGTCCTCACAGGAGAGATCGACAACGTCGACTTTCTCCCGGAGCTTTCCTTTGAGGGCGTTACACCCTTTGAGAAGAAGGTTTACGAGTGGCTCACAAAAAACGTTAAAAGAGGGAGCGTTATAACTTACGGTAGCCTTGCAAAGGTGCTCAACACGTCCCCGCGGGCAGTTGGCGGGGCAATGAAGAGAAACCCGTACCCAATCGTTGTTCCCTGTCACAGGGTCGTCGCCAGCGACGGCATTGGTTACTACAGCTCCGGGATTGAGGAGAAGAAGTTCCTGCTGGAGATTGAGGGGGTGAAGGAATGGACAAGCTGA
- the hflX gene encoding GTPase HflX, with translation MRAIGVIRNSRRERLSRAEFEELLRSAGYEVLAIAEQNREEHPRYNIGPGKLEELKELVRELKPDKVIFANRLTPSQAYNLWKELRVEIIDRWQLVLEIFEKRAHSKEAKLQVELASLQYEVPLVKEAIRRIRLGDRAGFKGMGEYQTQQYLKHIRYRMGRIRDELERVKADREVKRKKRENAGFVLVALAGYTNAGKSTLLNALANDNIEAKNQMFTTLDTTTRRFRLGTKRILATDTVGFIDGLPPFIVEAFHSTLEEIVKADIVLLVLDSSEPWGEIRRKFLASLQVLRELKALEKPILVALNKIDLIEEADAKEKVRLIWELARERGISLEDVVKISAIESRLDELMDALNRIVLKLPKYGAFRITVEEPEKVPAVMALINSVGEVLSVEYGEKTRIDAYVQTGMVGEIKKMGAEIERLNHPSEGEELEQDEGYSDGG, from the coding sequence ATGAGGGCAATAGGTGTCATCAGAAACTCCAGAAGGGAGCGCCTTAGCAGGGCGGAGTTCGAAGAGCTGTTGAGGAGCGCTGGCTACGAGGTTCTGGCCATAGCCGAACAGAACAGGGAGGAGCACCCGCGCTACAATATAGGGCCTGGAAAGCTTGAAGAGCTCAAAGAACTGGTGAGGGAGCTCAAGCCCGATAAGGTCATCTTCGCGAACAGGCTGACGCCAAGCCAGGCCTACAACCTGTGGAAGGAGCTCAGGGTTGAGATAATTGACCGCTGGCAGCTTGTTCTTGAGATATTCGAGAAGAGGGCTCATTCAAAGGAGGCGAAGCTCCAGGTGGAACTCGCCTCGCTCCAGTACGAAGTTCCCCTCGTTAAGGAGGCAATCAGGAGGATAAGGCTCGGCGACAGGGCCGGTTTTAAGGGCATGGGTGAGTACCAGACCCAGCAGTACCTCAAGCACATCAGGTATCGGATGGGCCGAATAAGGGACGAGCTTGAGAGAGTCAAGGCCGATCGGGAGGTTAAGAGAAAGAAGAGGGAGAACGCCGGTTTCGTCCTGGTCGCCCTCGCTGGGTACACCAACGCGGGAAAATCAACCCTTCTCAACGCTTTGGCAAATGATAACATTGAGGCGAAGAATCAAATGTTCACGACACTCGATACGACCACGAGGCGCTTCAGGCTCGGCACGAAGAGAATTCTCGCAACCGACACGGTTGGGTTCATTGACGGTCTGCCCCCGTTCATAGTTGAGGCCTTCCACTCCACGCTGGAGGAGATAGTTAAGGCCGACATAGTCCTCCTCGTTCTTGACTCAAGCGAGCCGTGGGGGGAGATACGGAGGAAGTTTCTGGCCTCTCTCCAGGTCCTCAGGGAGCTTAAGGCCCTTGAAAAGCCGATCCTAGTTGCCCTCAACAAGATAGACCTGATAGAGGAAGCTGACGCCAAGGAGAAGGTCAGGCTGATATGGGAGCTTGCCCGCGAAAGGGGGATAAGCCTCGAGGACGTTGTAAAAATCTCGGCGATAGAGAGCCGCCTTGATGAACTTATGGATGCATTAAACAGGATCGTCCTTAAACTTCCCAAGTACGGCGCTTTCAGGATAACCGTGGAAGAGCCTGAGAAAGTCCCAGCAGTGATGGCGCTCATAAATTCCGTTGGAGAGGTTCTCTCAGTTGAGTACGGTGAAAAGACGAGGATAGACGCCTATGTCCAGACTGGGATGGTCGGCGAGATTAAGAAAATGGGAGCGGAGATAGAGAGGTTAAACCATCCCAGCGAGGGCGAAGAGCTTGAGCAGGACGAAGGATATTCCGATGGCGGTTAG
- a CDS encoding tetratricopeptide repeat protein, translating into MDKLKAYLIGFLVAVIAIAAGIVWYGGWKLLLQVILVLGFLGLTLGLGFFTALTLYAESWKYGTILAVFTAISAYGLYLSWVWKNLEVVAGIIVFFIAVVAFGIWYISEPDLRLVDRFKSAESLERAGKYKQAARKYEKAGNYLKAAEMYLKLGWLESAAWAYEKAGEYAKAAEIYEQLYEKEKDTYYLKEAHEYWKKAGDMKRAAKALERYAEEEPWFWEDVAKLYEELGNEEKAREAWEKALEYYKGEAQEEGVFWEDVGNIARKLGMEDLAREAYEKFLEYCLKEAEEDPMWWKHVAEAYEYLGEKEKAEEARKKYEEYRAKIMKANEETSKFPEDEKKE; encoded by the coding sequence ATGGACAAGCTGAAAGCTTACCTCATTGGGTTCCTCGTTGCGGTAATAGCCATAGCGGCCGGGATAGTCTGGTACGGCGGCTGGAAGCTTCTGCTCCAGGTTATCCTTGTGCTCGGCTTCCTCGGCCTCACTCTCGGCCTCGGCTTCTTTACTGCACTGACCCTCTACGCAGAGAGTTGGAAGTACGGGACTATACTGGCTGTTTTCACCGCTATCAGCGCCTACGGTCTCTACCTCAGCTGGGTCTGGAAGAACCTTGAAGTAGTTGCCGGCATAATAGTCTTCTTCATAGCGGTGGTTGCCTTCGGGATCTGGTACATCAGCGAGCCTGACCTTAGATTAGTTGACCGCTTCAAGAGCGCGGAGAGCCTCGAAAGGGCTGGGAAATACAAGCAGGCAGCCAGAAAGTACGAGAAGGCCGGCAACTACCTGAAGGCCGCTGAGATGTACCTCAAGCTTGGCTGGCTTGAGAGCGCGGCCTGGGCCTACGAGAAGGCCGGCGAGTACGCTAAGGCGGCCGAGATATACGAACAGCTCTATGAAAAGGAGAAGGACACCTACTACCTCAAGGAGGCCCATGAGTACTGGAAGAAGGCTGGCGATATGAAGAGGGCCGCTAAAGCCCTTGAGCGCTACGCCGAGGAGGAGCCCTGGTTCTGGGAAGACGTCGCCAAGCTCTACGAGGAGCTTGGAAACGAAGAGAAGGCCAGGGAAGCCTGGGAGAAGGCACTCGAATACTACAAAGGAGAGGCCCAAGAGGAAGGGGTATTCTGGGAGGACGTCGGGAACATAGCGAGGAAGCTCGGCATGGAAGACCTCGCCAGAGAAGCCTACGAGAAGTTCCTCGAGTACTGCCTGAAGGAAGCTGAAGAAGACCCGATGTGGTGGAAGCACGTGGCGGAGGCATATGAGTATCTCGGCGAGAAGGAGAAGGCTGAAGAAGCTAGAAAGAAGTACGAGGAGTACAGGGCCAAGATAATGAAGGCGAACGAGGAGACCTCGAAGTTCCCGGAGGATGAGAAGAAGGAGTGA
- a CDS encoding cation:proton antiporter, protein MQLELIMYISLMLAVAETFGWIFARIDQPVVLGQIVGGILLGVLFPPTEEVKDISMIGVLLLLFLAGLESSVEELKEAGKAGISVAGIGVLVAFLIGFAVVYPFKGFEQALLYGALTTPTSVSLTVRVLMELDALKTREGTTILTAAIVDDILGIIILTVVISTLVQGSVHYSVIGLILVKVAVFLAVAIYLVPPAVDWLLKRVIRLGFADSTITLSMAILFAFAYLAEHMNLASILGAYLFGLALSETEFRKPIFEHTRVIAHAIFIPLFFVDVGMNIPVREVSSVGVFAVVFSLGAIVSKIIGCGLGGIVGGLTPKEALRVGVGMIPRMGVELAMLAIALNAGIVGREAYVVIVLMIFLTTLVTPPLLKMAFGGGEEEEEEFLELLGEA, encoded by the coding sequence ATGCAGCTGGAGCTCATAATGTACATATCTCTCATGCTGGCCGTTGCCGAGACCTTTGGCTGGATATTCGCGCGGATAGACCAGCCGGTGGTTTTAGGCCAGATAGTCGGTGGAATCCTGCTGGGAGTGCTATTCCCTCCGACTGAAGAAGTCAAAGACATATCCATGATAGGCGTTCTGCTCCTCCTCTTCCTGGCCGGACTTGAGAGCAGTGTGGAGGAGCTTAAAGAGGCTGGAAAGGCGGGAATTTCCGTTGCTGGCATAGGTGTTCTTGTGGCTTTTCTCATAGGTTTTGCTGTGGTCTACCCGTTCAAGGGTTTTGAGCAGGCCCTCCTCTACGGTGCTTTAACGACTCCCACGAGCGTAAGTTTGACCGTTAGGGTTCTCATGGAGCTCGACGCCCTCAAGACCAGGGAGGGAACGACGATACTCACGGCGGCCATAGTCGATGACATCCTTGGCATAATAATCCTGACAGTTGTAATCTCGACTCTAGTCCAGGGAAGCGTCCACTACTCCGTTATAGGACTCATCCTAGTTAAGGTGGCAGTCTTTCTCGCAGTTGCGATTTATCTGGTACCACCAGCGGTTGACTGGCTGCTCAAGAGGGTAATCAGACTCGGCTTCGCCGATTCGACGATAACGCTCTCGATGGCTATCCTATTCGCCTTCGCCTACCTCGCCGAGCACATGAACCTCGCCTCAATCCTCGGTGCCTACCTCTTCGGACTGGCCCTGAGTGAGACTGAGTTCAGGAAGCCGATATTCGAGCACACGAGGGTCATAGCACACGCCATCTTCATTCCACTGTTTTTCGTGGACGTGGGTATGAACATCCCGGTCAGGGAGGTCTCTTCCGTTGGGGTGTTCGCAGTAGTGTTCTCCCTTGGAGCCATCGTCAGCAAGATAATCGGCTGCGGCCTGGGGGGCATTGTTGGCGGATTAACTCCGAAAGAGGCCCTCAGAGTGGGAGTGGGCATGATCCCGAGGATGGGTGTGGAACTGGCAATGCTGGCGATAGCCCTCAACGCGGGCATAGTTGGCAGGGAAGCCTACGTCGTGATAGTCCTGATGATATTCCTGACGACCCTCGTCACGCCGCCGCTCCTCAAGATGGCCTTCGGAGGTGGTGAAGAAGAAGAGGAGGAGTTCCTCGAACTCCTTGGAGAGGCCTGA
- a CDS encoding 3-methyl-2-oxobutanoate dehydrogenase subunit delta, with protein MNTLFGEKKAEAKKIVLTSVDQYPEAPISLGTTLSNFTGDWRTFIPVVNEDKCVKCYICWKFCPEPAIYIKPDGYVAIDYDYCKGCGICANECPTKAITMEKEEK; from the coding sequence TTGAACACGCTGTTTGGGGAGAAAAAGGCGGAGGCAAAGAAGATAGTCCTTACCTCCGTCGACCAGTACCCCGAGGCGCCGATAAGCCTTGGAACCACTCTCAGCAACTTCACCGGTGACTGGAGGACTTTCATCCCGGTGGTTAATGAAGACAAGTGCGTCAAGTGCTACATCTGCTGGAAGTTCTGTCCCGAGCCAGCGATATACATCAAGCCCGACGGCTACGTGGCAATCGACTACGATTACTGTAAGGGCTGTGGAATCTGTGCCAACGAATGCCCGACCAAGGCCATAACGATGGAGAAGGAGGAGAAGTGA
- a CDS encoding pyruvate/ketoisovalerate ferredoxin oxidoreductase subunit gamma: MIEIRFHGRGGQGAVTAANILAAAAFKEGKYVQAFPFFGVERRGAPVTAFTRIDDKPIRIKTQIYEPDVVVVLDPSLLDTVDVTAGLKDGGIVIVNTEKSKDEVLEKLKKKPGKLALVDATGIALEILGLPITNTAILGAVAKATGLVKLESVQEAIKETFSGALGEKNAKAAEEAFNKTVVYEL; the protein is encoded by the coding sequence ATGATCGAGATTCGTTTTCATGGTAGGGGTGGACAGGGTGCAGTTACGGCAGCCAACATTCTAGCGGCAGCAGCCTTTAAGGAGGGCAAGTACGTCCAAGCCTTCCCGTTCTTCGGCGTTGAAAGGCGTGGAGCGCCGGTTACGGCCTTCACCAGGATTGATGACAAGCCGATCAGGATAAAGACCCAGATCTACGAGCCTGACGTCGTTGTCGTCCTCGACCCGAGCCTTCTTGACACCGTTGACGTCACCGCCGGCCTCAAGGACGGCGGAATAGTCATAGTCAACACTGAGAAGAGCAAAGACGAAGTCCTTGAGAAGCTCAAGAAGAAGCCGGGCAAGCTGGCCCTCGTTGACGCTACCGGCATAGCCCTTGAGATACTCGGCCTCCCGATTACCAACACGGCCATCCTTGGTGCCGTCGCCAAGGCCACCGGTCTCGTCAAGCTTGAGAGCGTCCAGGAGGCCATTAAGGAGACCTTCTCAGGAGCTCTCGGCGAGAAGAACGCCAAGGCAGCCGAAGAGGCTTTCAACAAGACAGTCGTTTACGAGCTCTGA
- a CDS encoding type II toxin-antitoxin system VapC family toxin — MKVYVDVNVIYYILTANEEFGPRAKELVEEHYGRMITSALTVWQLYILLRRAGARFKISQVLEDLGVKVVALTPEIIKMAEECEKLDFDDSIHYATMKAHRVEIILSNDRDFDKVDVKRLF; from the coding sequence TTGAAGGTCTACGTGGACGTCAACGTGATTTACTACATTCTCACAGCCAACGAGGAGTTCGGCCCGAGGGCGAAGGAACTGGTTGAGGAGCACTACGGGAGAATGATAACTTCGGCACTGACCGTCTGGCAGCTCTACATCCTCCTCCGGCGCGCGGGAGCCAGGTTCAAAATAAGCCAAGTTTTAGAGGATTTGGGCGTAAAAGTCGTTGCCTTGACTCCTGAGATCATCAAAATGGCAGAAGAATGCGAGAAGCTCGACTTCGATGACTCTATACACTACGCCACTATGAAGGCACACAGGGTGGAGATTATCCTCTCAAACGACAGGGACTTCGATAAAGTTGACGTGAAGAGGCTGTTTTAA
- a CDS encoding carboxymuconolactone decarboxylase family protein, producing the protein MENGDVMVKLKEIEELLERLGKEHPKEIAAFSRFLRETLDNKALTTREKELIALALGIAAGCEWCIYLHTQKALEAGAKPEELIEAGLVAVLMAGGPALMHLIPLVKAIESFQKEHGE; encoded by the coding sequence ATGGAGAACGGCGACGTTATGGTAAAATTGAAGGAGATTGAGGAGCTTCTCGAAAGGCTCGGCAAGGAGCACCCTAAAGAGATAGCGGCGTTCTCAAGGTTCCTTCGTGAGACCCTTGACAACAAGGCCCTTACAACGAGGGAAAAGGAGCTTATAGCCCTCGCCCTCGGAATAGCTGCAGGATGTGAGTGGTGCATCTACCTCCACACCCAGAAGGCCCTCGAAGCGGGCGCAAAGCCTGAGGAGCTTATTGAAGCGGGCCTCGTCGCAGTTCTGATGGCCGGCGGCCCGGCGTTGATGCACCTCATCCCGCTCGTGAAGGCCATAGAAAGCTTCCAAAAAGAGCATGGGGAGTGA
- a CDS encoding nascent polypeptide-associated complex protein, with amino-acid sequence MMGMNPRQMKKLMKQLGIKMEELEGVEEVVLKMKGKEIILKEPAVTVMVVQGEKTYQIIPGSEEVREILGISEEDIKLVMEQAGVDHDTAKKALEEAKGDLAEAILKLTEG; translated from the coding sequence ATGATGGGAATGAACCCGAGGCAGATGAAGAAGCTAATGAAGCAGCTGGGCATTAAGATGGAGGAGCTTGAGGGCGTGGAAGAAGTGGTTTTGAAAATGAAGGGCAAGGAAATCATCTTAAAGGAGCCTGCCGTTACCGTGATGGTCGTTCAGGGGGAGAAGACCTACCAGATAATCCCCGGGAGCGAGGAAGTGAGGGAGATCCTTGGGATTTCTGAGGAGGACATAAAGCTCGTCATGGAGCAGGCGGGAGTTGACCACGATACCGCAAAAAAGGCGCTGGAAGAAGCGAAAGGAGACCTTGCGGAGGCTATCCTGAAGCTCACCGAGGGGTGA
- a CDS encoding AbrB/MazE/SpoVT family DNA-binding domain-containing protein, which yields MSTEVVRLDENGRLYLPVSLRKKLKVKEFYVEERNGEIVLIPVRKKIEKYWGIVKGEKLNAEEIDRVIEKETEKLLRDEL from the coding sequence ATGAGCACTGAAGTTGTCAGACTGGATGAAAACGGCAGGCTGTACCTCCCGGTGTCACTGCGAAAGAAGCTGAAAGTGAAGGAGTTCTACGTTGAGGAGAGAAACGGAGAGATAGTCCTCATTCCCGTCAGGAAAAAGATCGAGAAATACTGGGGCATCGTGAAGGGGGAGAAGCTGAACGCCGAGGAGATTGACAGAGTTATTGAGAAAGAGACGGAAAAGCTCCTGAGGGATGAGCTTTGA
- a CDS encoding CBS domain-containing protein has translation MSGEEEKPKLNIIKLSKMPLRLIMEKDFLRLSPDDKIETLIKGLEHRTCAVITDENGKLLGFVSIDEVVNLIVPPSDYILVGIDAIKEAHFDWERPVKEIMNPRPITLSPSDRLGYALEVMLETGVKQFPVVDRGRKVVGTFSAQSIVRLLRVFAR, from the coding sequence ATGAGCGGCGAGGAGGAGAAACCGAAGCTCAACATAATCAAGCTCTCCAAGATGCCCCTCAGGCTGATAATGGAAAAGGACTTCCTCAGGCTTTCACCTGACGATAAAATAGAGACCCTCATCAAAGGGCTGGAGCACAGAACGTGCGCTGTCATAACCGATGAAAACGGCAAACTGCTCGGCTTCGTCTCAATCGACGAGGTCGTGAACCTGATAGTGCCCCCCTCGGACTACATTCTCGTTGGCATAGACGCCATAAAGGAGGCCCACTTTGACTGGGAGAGGCCGGTTAAGGAGATAATGAATCCGAGACCGATAACCCTCAGCCCCAGCGACAGGCTCGGCTATGCCCTTGAGGTCATGCTCGAAACAGGAGTAAAGCAGTTTCCGGTCGTTGATAGGGGGAGGAAAGTAGTTGGGACGTTCTCAGCCCAGTCCATAGTCAGGCTCCTGAGGGTATTCGCCCGGTGA